A genomic stretch from Carbonactinospora thermoautotrophica includes:
- a CDS encoding DUF6247 family protein, which translates to MSRSDDIPVVTPHTPRVDKTPAAVREALDPDWRAQFEHAYWQALAQDEKFPEGQAVAALVEDWWPRAQLCQRPGGREQAAREEREYLASIKPVPAETGGPAPAGVDEVVSPYAPRVPRTATAVRDMLDPDWREEFEAEWRAALDKAKETFDLADAFDAVERWWPRAQLCAKPGAREQVERVEREIATGTFVGIPYDPETDDL; encoded by the coding sequence ATGAGCCGCAGCGACGACATCCCCGTCGTGACTCCCCACACCCCCCGCGTGGACAAGACCCCCGCCGCGGTGCGGGAAGCCCTCGACCCGGACTGGCGGGCACAGTTCGAGCACGCCTACTGGCAGGCCCTCGCCCAGGACGAGAAGTTCCCGGAAGGTCAAGCGGTCGCCGCGCTGGTGGAGGACTGGTGGCCACGCGCCCAGCTCTGCCAGAGGCCCGGCGGGCGGGAGCAGGCCGCCCGCGAGGAACGGGAGTACCTGGCCAGCATCAAGCCCGTGCCAGCGGAGACTGGCGGCCCCGCCCCTGCGGGGGTCGATGAGGTCGTGAGCCCCTACGCGCCGCGCGTGCCGAGGACCGCCACCGCCGTCCGGGACATGCTCGACCCCGACTGGCGCGAGGAGTTCGAGGCCGAGTGGCGGGCCGCTCTGGACAAGGCCAAGGAGACCTTCGACCTCGCCGACGCCTTCGACGCCGTGGAACGCTGGTGGCCACGCGCCCAACTGTGCGCCAAGCCCGGCGCGCGGGAACAGGTCGAGCGGGTCGAACGGGAGATCGCCACCGGCACATTCGTGGGCATCCCCTATGACCCCGAAACGGACGATCTCTGA
- a CDS encoding helix-turn-helix domain-containing protein: MPAEELTIGKRIRACRRFRGMTLQELADLSGLSKSFLSMVENGQRTIDRRSHLDAIADVLQVSLSEITGQPSASVDRASIAAHAAVPALRVALMDSTLDDPPEVPARPLPDLTEDMRAAAPLRRRRDYARLGKLLPDVITELHVIASTGSSAQRAEALRLLIQACQAAGFMLKYLGYADLAAFAAERARDAAERLDDPVWTGVAEFMHSHALMSARARSRALRTSVRAAERLEHHLDDGPTAEMYGMLHLTAALANATLSQDSTAWDHLDEAAQIAARTGECPAEPLHMGFGPTNVGFWRVAVALELGEPDKAVEAAREVEPGRLGAGRQAAYWSDVGRALAQIPGKQREAVKALRTAERLAPQMVRANPMVRDTVATMLNRARAQAGDRDLRGLAYRMGIPH, from the coding sequence GTGCCAGCCGAAGAGCTGACCATCGGCAAGCGCATCCGCGCCTGCCGCCGCTTCCGGGGTATGACCCTGCAGGAACTCGCCGACCTCTCGGGCCTGTCGAAGAGTTTCCTGTCGATGGTCGAGAACGGCCAACGGACCATAGATCGGCGCTCGCACCTGGATGCCATCGCTGACGTGCTGCAGGTGTCCTTGAGCGAGATCACCGGGCAGCCCAGCGCGAGCGTCGACCGGGCGAGCATCGCGGCACACGCGGCCGTGCCGGCGTTGCGTGTCGCGCTGATGGACAGCACGCTCGACGACCCGCCCGAGGTGCCCGCGCGGCCGTTGCCAGACCTCACCGAGGACATGCGCGCCGCTGCGCCGCTGCGCAGGCGGAGAGACTACGCGAGGCTCGGCAAACTGCTGCCCGATGTCATCACTGAGCTGCACGTCATCGCGTCCACCGGGAGCAGCGCGCAGCGTGCCGAGGCGCTGCGGCTGCTCATCCAGGCGTGCCAAGCCGCGGGGTTCATGCTCAAGTACCTGGGGTACGCGGATCTGGCCGCGTTCGCCGCTGAACGGGCGCGGGACGCGGCTGAGCGCCTGGACGATCCGGTATGGACGGGTGTGGCCGAGTTCATGCACTCCCACGCTCTCATGTCCGCACGAGCCCGGTCTCGCGCCCTGCGCACCAGTGTCCGCGCGGCCGAGCGGCTGGAACACCATCTGGACGACGGGCCAACGGCCGAGATGTACGGGATGCTGCACCTGACAGCAGCGCTCGCGAACGCCACCCTCTCGCAGGACAGCACAGCGTGGGATCACCTCGACGAGGCAGCCCAGATCGCCGCGCGCACCGGTGAATGCCCCGCTGAGCCGCTGCACATGGGATTCGGGCCGACGAACGTGGGGTTCTGGCGTGTGGCCGTGGCGCTGGAGTTGGGTGAGCCAGACAAGGCCGTCGAAGCGGCGCGCGAGGTGGAACCGGGCCGGCTTGGTGCGGGACGGCAGGCGGCGTACTGGAGTGACGTGGGTCGGGCGCTGGCGCAGATACCAGGCAAGCAGCGGGAGGCGGTCAAGGCGCTGCGCACGGCTGAGCGGCTGGCGCCGCAGATGGTCCGGGCGAACCCGATGGTGCGCGACACGGTGGCCACGATGCTGAACCGGGCTCGCGCGCAGGCGGGCGACCGGGACCTGCGCGGCCTGGCATACCGGATGGGCATCCCGCACTGA
- a CDS encoding DNA glycosylase family protein, with translation MRMRLLMCDHPAWQRAEDGTAYRVVRGEGSLWLVTWRRGDQPETRFLGGSDAAGPHMDVFVAPPGGHRLPAALSSALVALGPVGRVRNPDLWDAFANSIIRQVIRAGHARKLYRRFAEAFGERVETPHGPAWLFPSPETIVDLDDDAFRAMGLTFHAPALRAAALAYSERGEKWLTLAPCDLFEELQTVTRVGSWSAGATVADFLHDWSLYPYGDRAVRTWATRAGGTLWPDSESEFARAWQAATGAHLSTLTLLTLAWGVTHGDTG, from the coding sequence ATGCGAATGCGACTGCTGATGTGTGACCATCCGGCGTGGCAGCGTGCCGAGGACGGGACCGCGTACCGGGTCGTCCGTGGTGAGGGCTCCTTGTGGCTCGTCACGTGGCGGCGCGGCGACCAACCGGAGACGAGGTTCCTCGGCGGCTCGGACGCCGCCGGTCCGCACATGGACGTCTTCGTCGCGCCGCCCGGTGGTCACCGTCTGCCCGCGGCGCTGTCGTCGGCGCTGGTCGCTCTCGGGCCGGTCGGACGCGTGCGCAATCCCGACCTGTGGGACGCGTTCGCGAACTCGATCATCCGGCAAGTCATCCGCGCCGGCCACGCACGCAAGCTGTACCGGCGCTTCGCCGAAGCCTTCGGCGAACGCGTCGAGACCCCGCACGGGCCGGCATGGTTGTTCCCGAGCCCGGAGACCATCGTCGATTTGGACGACGATGCGTTTCGGGCGATGGGCCTGACGTTCCATGCGCCCGCGCTGCGCGCTGCCGCGCTGGCCTACTCCGAACGCGGGGAGAAGTGGCTCACCCTCGCCCCATGCGACCTGTTCGAGGAGTTGCAGACCGTGACCCGCGTGGGTTCCTGGTCGGCGGGCGCGACGGTCGCGGACTTCCTGCACGACTGGTCGCTGTACCCCTACGGCGACCGCGCCGTCCGTACCTGGGCGACGCGCGCCGGAGGGACCTTGTGGCCGGACTCCGAGTCGGAGTTCGCGCGCGCCTGGCAGGCGGCGACCGGCGCTCACCTGTCCACGCTCACCCTCTTGACACTCGCTTGGGGGGTAACCCATGGAGACACCGGCTAG